Proteins found in one Campylobacter concisus genomic segment:
- a CDS encoding sensor histidine kinase, translating into MGINLKSQNIKIYAIILLASLFVILLGLNIYSNAKEKIIELSDKNNIAVSKNIVNNFQIWLDERINSLIRASKFIQNAGIVDDDEKIAGFIKLFKQNAKEFDLMQLLRDDGEIFVDGEKILEEVMPKSERTGLIWYVETKNTNAPSVNFMQKHKILKGSTLNLCIPVTKQAKFKAALCGVVRIENIFNSIKNFSLAPNSYSFLVTHSGEILTSIPDLALKKEIEEKFKELFLKDEDITSLKIGQNLIQVAEIPTINWFIGAGTNNEEEISALTKEALKNALSLLFAFVALTFLANILHNFMYNKIKKIQDEYETLLTHRAKMSEAGELISGINHQFIQPVNSLKLMLSSCIMLKKEGKLSDEELINLLEKGQSSVKLLSSTIEIFRNFYKSAENVSEFEVQTSVKNLITLMHTELSRANVSVKFSGFNEQKVRQIENIIQQILLILIHNAKDSLVESYKDEPLKRIIDIRFRSFEDKCYIGVYDNGNGVSEQMSEKIFTWLNTTKKQGNGIGLYFAKKLAQEKLNGDVRLVNNEKPTVFELSFDINLKD; encoded by the coding sequence ATGGGTATTAATTTAAAATCACAAAATATTAAAATCTACGCCATCATCTTGCTTGCTAGCCTTTTTGTAATACTTCTTGGGCTAAATATTTACAGCAATGCCAAAGAGAAAATCATAGAGCTATCTGATAAAAACAATATAGCAGTTAGCAAAAATATCGTAAATAACTTTCAAATTTGGCTTGATGAGCGTATAAATTCACTCATTCGTGCGTCAAAATTTATACAAAATGCAGGCATCGTAGATGACGATGAAAAGATAGCTGGCTTTATAAAGCTCTTTAAACAAAACGCAAAAGAATTTGATCTAATGCAGCTTTTAAGGGATGATGGAGAAATTTTTGTAGATGGAGAAAAAATTTTAGAAGAAGTTATGCCAAAGAGCGAAAGAACAGGGCTTATCTGGTATGTGGAGACAAAAAATACAAATGCCCCAAGCGTAAATTTCATGCAAAAACATAAAATTTTAAAAGGCTCAACTCTAAATTTATGCATTCCAGTCACAAAACAAGCAAAATTTAAAGCAGCACTTTGTGGCGTCGTGCGTATAGAAAATATCTTTAACAGCATTAAAAATTTTAGCCTTGCGCCAAATTCTTACTCATTTTTGGTGACTCATAGCGGTGAAATTTTAACATCGATACCTGATCTTGCTTTAAAAAAAGAGATCGAGGAGAAATTTAAAGAGTTGTTTTTAAAAGATGAAGACATTACAAGCTTAAAAATAGGACAAAATTTAATCCAAGTAGCTGAGATACCAACGATAAATTGGTTCATAGGAGCTGGCACAAATAACGAAGAGGAAATTTCAGCTTTAACAAAAGAAGCTTTAAAAAATGCTCTAAGCTTGCTCTTTGCCTTCGTTGCGCTCACATTTTTGGCAAATATCCTTCATAATTTTATGTATAACAAGATAAAAAAGATACAAGATGAGTATGAAACCTTGCTAACTCATAGAGCTAAAATGAGTGAGGCGGGCGAGCTAATAAGTGGTATCAATCATCAATTCATTCAGCCAGTAAATTCGCTAAAACTAATGCTAAGCTCTTGCATAATGTTAAAAAAAGAAGGTAAATTAAGCGATGAGGAGCTAATAAATTTACTTGAAAAAGGACAAAGCTCGGTCAAACTTCTTTCAAGTACTATTGAAATTTTTAGGAATTTTTATAAAAGCGCTGAAAATGTGAGCGAATTTGAGGTGCAAACAAGCGTTAAAAACCTAATAACTCTCATGCACACAGAGCTAAGTCGTGCAAATGTTAGTGTAAAATTTAGCGGCTTTAACGAACAAAAAGTTCGTCAGATAGAAAACATAATCCAACAAATTTTGCTAATCCTAATACACAACGCAAAAGACTCACTTGTCGAAAGCTACAAAGATGAGCCACTAAAACGTATCATCGATATAAGATTTAGAAGCTTTGAAGATAAATGCTACATCGGAGTTTATGACAATGGGAATGGCGTAAGCGAGCAAATGAGCGAGAAAATTTTTACTTGGCTAAATACCACCAAAAAGCAAGGAAATGGCATAGGGCTTTATTTTGCTAAAAAGCTAGCACAAGAAAAGCTAAATGGTGATGTAAGGCTCGTAAATAACGAAAAGCCAACGGTGTTTGAGCTAAGTTTTGATATAAATTTAAAGGACTAA
- the dsbI gene encoding protein-disulfide oxidoreductase DsbI, giving the protein MSFFKKMAKFQDSRISWAILVFVSVALVVIAHSLFQNYAYMPPCEQCVYIRFAFLCMALGGVIAMINPKNLLFALIGYVFAFWGAVQGIMYSVKLAKIHDAVHGDDPFGVQGCSTEPHYPFGLPLEKWAPDWFMPTGDCGYDSPMVPDGAVLSDLQKSIVDLYADGWYLVPSSKFMSMADCTLLGFGVCFVVLALMLVSKLLSFLK; this is encoded by the coding sequence ATGAGCTTTTTTAAAAAAATGGCTAAATTTCAAGACTCACGCATCTCTTGGGCGATCCTAGTCTTTGTAAGCGTCGCGCTTGTCGTTATCGCGCACTCGCTCTTTCAAAACTACGCTTATATGCCGCCTTGCGAGCAGTGCGTCTATATACGTTTTGCCTTTTTATGTATGGCACTTGGCGGCGTGATCGCTATGATAAATCCTAAAAATTTACTATTTGCTCTAATTGGCTACGTCTTTGCTTTTTGGGGAGCGGTACAGGGCATAATGTATAGTGTAAAGCTAGCTAAAATTCACGATGCAGTTCATGGTGATGATCCTTTTGGCGTGCAGGGCTGCTCTACTGAGCCGCACTATCCATTTGGTTTGCCGCTTGAAAAGTGGGCACCTGACTGGTTTATGCCAACAGGGGACTGTGGATATGACAGCCCTATGGTGCCTGATGGCGCGGTACTAAGTGATTTGCAAAAGAGTATAGTTGATCTTTATGCCGACGGCTGGTATCTTGTGCCGTCCTCTAAATTTATGTCGATGGCTGATTGTACGCTGCTCGGATTTGGTGTTTGTTTTGTAGTGCTTGCACTTATGCTCGTTTCAAAGCTTTTATCCTTTTTAAAATGA
- a CDS encoding aryl-sulfate sulfotransferase: MKKTLSCVALASVLCSSAFAIGGPSGAKLDYAITGAIGEVVVNPYDTAPLTAVIKNGGYTLSNAKVTIVPKQGGQVISYKVADKHLRTHGGIPVFGMYPDYQNTVEVEYDKSYKGKTEHIKESYKIYAPAIYLESSGTPNQKGALFDKIEVTKPASAKFANRLYYVNNFVNKTGKGTKVVWNNPAGGAIEWNYSPNNFILDTKGEVRWYLEPSKIYDLKQPFHAGVMMGFKQNDDGAMTWGYGQRYAKYDIMGREIFNRELPASYNDFSHSMDVAQNGHYFLRVANADYKRADGKNVRTVRDVIVELDRDGNVVDDFRLYEILDPYRDIVLKTLDQGAVCLNIDAKKAGHTASSDELQSMDTHDKWGDIVGAGPGRNWAHVNSVDYDPSDDSIIISSRHQDAVIKIGRDKQVKWIMGAHKGWSDKFKDKLLQPVDSKGNKIVCEDEYSKCPGYESDKGGFDWQWTQHTAFRIDSKSKKGEIYLSVFDNGDTRGMEQPAIAGMKYSRAVVYKIDENKKTVEQIWEYGKERGKEWYSSVTSLTQYQDDLDSVMVYSAVAGMQFDIAKGRPVGLPSPHIDEFEWGAKEPSIEIKMTNAMGYQAFPFSLQKAFEK, from the coding sequence ATGAAAAAGACTTTGAGTTGTGTTGCACTAGCCTCTGTGCTTTGCTCGAGCGCTTTTGCGATAGGCGGTCCAAGCGGGGCTAAACTTGACTACGCTATAACAGGAGCTATCGGCGAAGTAGTGGTAAATCCTTATGACACAGCGCCACTTACAGCAGTCATCAAAAATGGCGGATACACACTAAGCAACGCTAAGGTCACTATCGTGCCAAAGCAAGGCGGTCAGGTGATAAGCTACAAAGTGGCTGACAAGCATCTTCGCACACATGGCGGCATCCCAGTTTTTGGCATGTATCCTGACTATCAAAACACCGTTGAGGTCGAGTACGACAAGAGCTACAAAGGCAAGACTGAACACATAAAAGAGAGCTATAAAATTTACGCCCCAGCTATCTATCTAGAAAGCTCAGGCACGCCAAATCAAAAGGGCGCACTATTTGACAAGATCGAGGTTACTAAGCCAGCGAGTGCTAAATTTGCAAACCGCCTCTACTATGTAAATAACTTCGTAAATAAAACAGGCAAGGGCACAAAAGTCGTTTGGAACAACCCAGCTGGCGGTGCGATCGAGTGGAACTACAGCCCAAATAACTTCATCCTTGATACAAAAGGCGAGGTTAGATGGTATCTTGAGCCAAGTAAAATTTACGACCTAAAACAGCCATTTCACGCTGGTGTAATGATGGGCTTTAAGCAAAATGATGACGGCGCGATGACTTGGGGATATGGTCAAAGATACGCAAAATACGACATCATGGGTAGAGAAATTTTCAACCGCGAGCTACCAGCTAGCTACAACGACTTCTCTCACTCGATGGACGTAGCACAAAACGGACACTACTTCTTGCGCGTGGCAAATGCCGACTATAAAAGGGCTGATGGCAAAAACGTAAGAACAGTGCGCGACGTCATCGTTGAGCTTGACCGCGACGGCAACGTAGTTGATGACTTTAGACTATATGAAATCCTCGATCCTTACCGCGACATCGTACTAAAAACACTTGATCAAGGCGCAGTTTGCTTAAACATAGACGCTAAAAAAGCAGGCCACACAGCAAGCTCTGATGAGCTTCAGTCTATGGATACGCACGATAAATGGGGCGATATCGTAGGAGCAGGTCCAGGACGCAACTGGGCACACGTAAATAGTGTGGATTACGACCCAAGTGATGATAGCATCATCATTTCAAGCCGCCACCAAGACGCAGTTATAAAAATCGGCCGTGACAAACAAGTAAAATGGATCATGGGCGCTCACAAGGGCTGGAGCGATAAATTTAAAGATAAACTCCTTCAGCCAGTTGATAGCAAGGGCAATAAGATCGTCTGCGAAGATGAGTACTCAAAATGCCCAGGATACGAGAGCGACAAAGGTGGCTTTGACTGGCAATGGACGCAACACACAGCATTTAGGATAGATAGCAAGTCTAAAAAGGGCGAAATTTATCTAAGTGTCTTTGACAACGGCGACACAAGGGGCATGGAGCAACCAGCTATCGCTGGCATGAAGTACTCTCGTGCGGTCGTTTATAAGATCGATGAGAACAAAAAGACCGTTGAGCAGATCTGGGAGTACGGCAAAGAGCGCGGCAAAGAGTGGTATAGCTCGGTTACTAGCCTTACGCAGTATCAAGATGACCTTGATAGCGTGATGGTCTATTCAGCTGTTGCTGGCATGCAGTTTGACATCGCAAAAGGCCGCCCAGTAGGACTTCCTAGCCCGCACATCGATGAGTTTGAGTGGGGCGCAAAAGAGCCTAGCATCGAGATAAAGATGACAAATGCGATGGGCTATCAGGCGTTTCCATTTAGCTTACAAAAAGCTTTCGAGAAATAA
- a CDS encoding thiol:disulfide interchange protein DsbA/DsbL has translation MSFLSKFSKAIFAVAVAGAISASAFSEGEDYVKLEKPLSVGQNTLVKIFSYACPFCYKYDKSVTPKVVEKIPGLKYEPFHLKTKGDYGEVASKIFAVLIVMDEAKGVSLFDENSLFKKAKFAYYKAYHDKKERWSDGKDTEGFLKTGLDAAGVSKADYEKELTNPKVTELLKKWDESYDVAKIQGVPAFVVNGKYLIMTKSISSLDGMAALIEELLKK, from the coding sequence ATGAGTTTTCTATCTAAATTTAGCAAGGCTATCTTTGCTGTTGCGGTGGCTGGAGCGATTAGTGCTAGTGCGTTTAGCGAGGGCGAGGACTATGTCAAGCTTGAAAAGCCACTAAGTGTGGGACAAAATACGCTAGTTAAAATTTTTAGCTATGCTTGCCCATTTTGCTACAAGTACGATAAAAGCGTCACTCCAAAGGTAGTTGAGAAAATTCCTGGACTAAAATACGAGCCATTTCACCTAAAGACAAAGGGCGATTATGGCGAGGTTGCGAGCAAGATCTTTGCCGTGCTTATCGTTATGGACGAGGCAAAAGGAGTGAGCTTATTTGATGAAAATTCGCTATTTAAAAAGGCTAAATTTGCCTACTACAAGGCTTATCACGACAAAAAAGAGCGCTGGAGCGATGGCAAAGATACTGAGGGCTTTTTAAAGACTGGGCTTGATGCAGCTGGCGTTAGCAAAGCAGACTATGAAAAAGAGCTGACTAATCCAAAAGTGACTGAGCTACTTAAAAAGTGGGACGAGAGCTACGATGTGGCTAAAATTCAAGGCGTGCCAGCATTTGTCGTAAATGGCAAATACCTCATCATGACAAAATCAATCAGCTCGCTTGACGGTATGGCAGCACTCATCGAAGAGCTTCTTAAAAAATAA
- a CDS encoding carboxymuconolactone decarboxylase family protein: MTLTYNAKKIYEIWFESKSKLEESNASFLEDYLNFLGDISEVINIDEKTRLSVIIASLCVSKGAKSSFKSFVRAALNVGISAKEIREILYQAVPYAGLGKVEDYIFLADEIFNERYIEPENMPKKSREGRGERGLEIQRKLFPAVDKFIASMPNDQRHIMEFLSQNCFGDFYARDGLSLELRELLTFVYITTLGFAKPQLLGHIAANFGIGNDRAKLISVVTTLIPFIGYPSALNALSAINEISSSKN, translated from the coding sequence ATGACACTAACTTACAATGCAAAGAAAATTTATGAAATTTGGTTTGAATCAAAAAGTAAGCTTGAAGAGAGCAATGCTAGCTTTTTAGAGGATTATTTAAATTTTTTAGGCGATATTAGTGAAGTGATAAATATTGATGAAAAAACAAGACTTTCAGTTATCATCGCCTCTCTTTGCGTGAGTAAAGGCGCAAAAAGCTCATTTAAAAGCTTCGTTAGGGCCGCTTTAAATGTAGGCATATCAGCAAAAGAGATAAGAGAAATTTTATATCAAGCAGTGCCTTATGCTGGGCTTGGCAAGGTAGAAGATTATATATTTTTAGCTGATGAAATTTTTAATGAGCGCTATATAGAGCCTGAAAATATGCCTAAAAAATCAAGAGAAGGCAGAGGTGAACGAGGCCTTGAGATACAAAGAAAACTTTTCCCAGCGGTTGATAAATTTATCGCATCAATGCCAAATGATCAAAGGCATATAATGGAGTTTTTATCGCAAAACTGCTTTGGTGATTTTTATGCAAGAGATGGGCTTAGTTTAGAGCTTAGAGAGCTTTTGACATTTGTCTATATCACGACTCTTGGCTTTGCAAAGCCACAGCTTTTAGGGCACATTGCTGCAAATTTTGGCATCGGCAACGATAGAGCTAAACTAATAAGCGTTGTTACGACGCTTATACCATTTATAGGCTATCCGAGCGCTTTAAATGCATTATCAGCAATAAATGAGATAAGTTCTAGCAAAAATTAA
- a CDS encoding retention module-containing protein, producing MAKEAGVVKSVNGGIARALNDLTGEVRQLSVGDIVYQGEKIVTEGSNSKVTITQTDGKDITLIGKDTLTLDQDSNNNETVADISALQQAILKGTDLNALEETAAGGPQAGGNGGDGVSLSSTSFAEGGHISNINANVGSIDALSLAAGGDNSFGVSGGSAVGAGAIEPTLPAGSIKIPLSAYLNENINDGFVFHMRSLVHDMSYAGSTLNGYSIVRWIDGRDYLVPNAGVNTFTLQDGWFKSNDGKLAIGQDNAKDLVLTSSANSANHTGDVTKIVDPSSDLSVFGGDNGSKITSDGTNIDTKIYSSVKGDEINITSDVTGTGTFEIDPLTREYIGGQSYISTGSSSDNLNIAPGVTLTNTIINMGAGSETVNLKGTATDKINFKGSILMTGADNDVINIENASFDVTDERASVIDGGSGNDTINVNSGAELKKGTIIRSGSGNDTVNVNSGANIHGTRHEGAVIHMGKSVSPLDKGEQGDTSELNVKNGAFMSNAKVEAAAKENTINFEKGATTTGVEIVAEDAGTKSTINIKTDLKKSLEGRRSSISTGAGDDIVNVSDKAELTSVKMRLGEGLNKVTINDATMDSGSIVNGNGGNEITLTNNAVFKESYIDTGDGKDIININSGSKVEGLGSGISTNAGEDEININNSTVEGVDEHNTVEIDTGDDTDMITIKDSNIKYTDIKTGNGGDIVQVFDGSSLNSVKMETGEGNDIVTFEHHSENYDSDPTQPYSKPIATKTEINTGNGRDTVLLSGLGNSGNYANRVSDFDDVKINMGDGDHKHVQIHKAKVEKTTITTGSKDDLVQIQGDSLMEGRNNIETGAGVDEVYITDSKLNGTASAKTKIDTGADGDHVVIRNSTLKHAEINTGTGVDTVDIEDGMIFDDSSINTGADNDKVNINSDITGTIQSNIQTGEGSDTVNIASGVTLTRTVIDMGAGEDTIEISGNSATDRITFKGSKLYTDDAGYTANDNDHVTISNTTFMKSDDGKLSSVETGGGNDEITIKDGTIFQDFSYIAAGNGVDTITLESGAKFNQANVYADAGDDIINVNGAEFKGENAYNHNAGVHGGAGDDKIFVNSGKFDNAKVEGDAGNDTIHIKSGARFENASIYGDSIDGLTTGNDTIIVEKGATLINTTIDGGAGNDTLKIADSSIDFSKIKNIETLDITDVNKTSADTNVVTLSANDVLDMTDSNNKLKIDGDGNDKLNLSGGGWSKGASNDGYTTFTSGTVTVEVKDDMVNNVIY from the coding sequence ATGGCTAAAGAAGCCGGAGTAGTTAAAAGCGTAAATGGAGGAATAGCAAGAGCACTTAATGACTTAACAGGAGAGGTAAGACAATTAAGTGTAGGAGATATTGTATACCAAGGTGAAAAGATAGTTACAGAGGGTTCTAACTCTAAAGTAACAATAACTCAAACTGATGGTAAAGATATAACCTTAATAGGTAAAGATACTCTAACTCTAGATCAAGACTCTAACAATAACGAAACAGTAGCTGATATCTCAGCTTTACAACAAGCCATCTTAAAAGGAACAGATCTTAATGCTCTAGAAGAAACTGCTGCAGGTGGTCCACAAGCAGGTGGTAATGGTGGAGATGGCGTAAGCTTATCTTCTACTAGCTTTGCAGAAGGAGGCCACATTAGTAACATAAATGCTAATGTAGGAAGCATAGATGCTTTATCTCTAGCAGCAGGTGGAGATAATAGCTTTGGTGTAAGTGGTGGAAGTGCTGTTGGGGCTGGAGCAATAGAACCTACTTTACCAGCAGGAAGTATAAAAATTCCTTTGTCAGCGTATCTAAACGAAAATATAAACGACGGATTCGTTTTTCATATGCGAAGTCTAGTGCATGATATGTCTTATGCCGGATCTACTTTGAATGGATATAGTATAGTTAGATGGATAGACGGTAGGGATTATCTAGTTCCTAACGCTGGAGTAAATACATTTACCCTTCAAGACGGCTGGTTTAAAAGTAACGACGGCAAGCTAGCTATTGGTCAAGATAATGCTAAAGACTTGGTGCTAACAAGTAGTGCTAATTCAGCAAATCATACTGGAGATGTGACCAAAATAGTAGATCCTTCAAGTGATCTTAGCGTATTTGGCGGAGATAATGGAAGCAAGATTACTTCAGATGGTACTAATATAGATACTAAAATTTATAGCAGCGTAAAGGGTGACGAGATCAATATAACTTCTGACGTAACAGGTACTGGTACATTTGAAATAGATCCACTTACTAGAGAATATATAGGTGGTCAATCTTATATAAGTACCGGTTCAAGTTCAGACAATTTAAATATAGCTCCTGGTGTCACTTTAACTAATACCATAATAAATATGGGTGCTGGAAGCGAAACTGTAAATTTAAAAGGAACCGCTACGGATAAGATTAATTTTAAGGGATCTATCTTGATGACTGGTGCTGATAACGATGTAATAAATATCGAAAACGCTTCGTTTGATGTAACCGATGAGAGGGCTAGTGTGATAGATGGTGGAAGCGGCAATGATACTATAAACGTAAATTCTGGAGCCGAGCTAAAAAAAGGCACCATAATTAGAAGCGGAAGCGGCAATGATACTGTAAACGTAAATTCTGGAGCTAACATTCACGGTACCCGACATGAAGGGGCTGTTATACATATGGGTAAGTCTGTAAGCCCTTTGGATAAAGGCGAACAAGGAGATACTTCTGAGCTAAATGTTAAAAACGGAGCATTTATGTCTAATGCTAAAGTAGAAGCGGCAGCCAAAGAAAATACGATAAATTTTGAAAAAGGAGCTACTACTACGGGCGTTGAAATCGTAGCGGAAGATGCTGGTACAAAAAGTACGATCAATATTAAGACCGATCTAAAAAAATCACTGGAAGGTAGGAGATCTAGTATTAGCACTGGAGCTGGAGATGACATCGTAAATGTGAGCGATAAAGCTGAGCTAACCAGTGTCAAAATGAGATTAGGAGAAGGCCTAAATAAAGTAACTATAAACGATGCTACTATGGATAGCGGTAGTATAGTAAACGGCAATGGCGGCAATGAAATAACATTAACTAATAATGCAGTATTTAAAGAATCTTACATAGACACTGGAGATGGTAAAGATATCATAAATATAAACAGCGGTTCAAAAGTTGAGGGACTAGGTTCTGGTATAAGTACTAATGCCGGTGAAGACGAAATAAATATAAATAACTCTACAGTAGAAGGCGTAGATGAACATAATACCGTAGAAATAGACACTGGTGACGATACTGATATGATAACTATCAAAGACTCTAATATAAAATATACTGATATTAAAACCGGAAACGGCGGTGATATCGTTCAAGTATTTGATGGATCGTCTTTAAATTCTGTAAAAATGGAAACTGGAGAAGGCAATGATATAGTTACGTTTGAGCATCATAGTGAGAATTATGATTCAGATCCGACTCAGCCTTATTCAAAACCTATTGCGACTAAAACCGAGATAAATACTGGCAACGGCCGAGATACTGTACTACTAAGCGGTCTAGGCAATAGCGGTAACTATGCAAATAGAGTATCAGATTTTGACGATGTAAAGATAAATATGGGTGACGGCGATCATAAGCATGTGCAGATACACAAAGCTAAAGTCGAAAAGACTACGATAACTACCGGTAGCAAAGACGATTTGGTACAAATACAAGGCGACTCTTTAATGGAAGGTAGAAACAATATAGAAACCGGTGCGGGCGTAGACGAAGTATATATTACGGATTCTAAGCTTAACGGTACAGCTAGCGCAAAAACGAAGATAGATACCGGTGCGGATGGAGACCACGTAGTTATCAGAAATTCTACTTTAAAGCATGCGGAGATTAACACAGGTACTGGAGTAGATACTGTGGATATCGAAGATGGAATGATATTTGACGATAGCTCTATAAATACAGGTGCAGATAATGACAAAGTAAATATCAATAGTGATATAACTGGAACTATTCAGTCAAATATTCAAACCGGTGAAGGTTCTGACACTGTAAATATTGCTAGTGGAGTAACGCTTACTCGTACAGTTATAGATATGGGTGCCGGAGAGGATACTATAGAAATTAGCGGAAATAGCGCTACTGATCGTATAACATTTAAAGGATCTAAACTATATACAGATGATGCGGGTTATACTGCCAACGATAATGATCATGTAACGATCTCAAACACTACTTTTATGAAAAGTGACGACGGCAAATTGTCTAGTGTAGAAACCGGTGGCGGAAATGATGAAATCACCATAAAAGACGGTACTATATTCCAAGATTTCTCTTATATAGCTGCTGGAAATGGTGTGGATACCATAACTTTAGAAAGTGGAGCTAAATTTAATCAAGCTAATGTATATGCAGATGCTGGCGACGATATAATAAATGTTAACGGAGCAGAATTTAAAGGCGAAAATGCATATAACCATAATGCCGGCGTACATGGTGGAGCAGGAGACGATAAAATTTTTGTCAACTCTGGAAAATTTGATAATGCTAAAGTAGAGGGTGATGCTGGTAATGACACAATACATATCAAATCTGGAGCTAGATTTGAAAATGCTTCTATATATGGTGATAGCATAGATGGTCTAACGACCGGTAACGATACTATCATAGTTGAAAAAGGCGCAACGCTAATTAATACGACTATCGATGGCGGAGCTGGCAACGATACGTTAAAAATTGCCGATAGTAGCATTGATTTTAGTAAAATTAAGAATATAGAAACGCTAGATATAACAGACGTTAATAAAACTTCGGCCGATACAAACGTCGTAACGCTATCAGCTAATGATGTTCTAGATATGACTGATAGTAACAATAAGCTAAAAATAGACGGCGACGGCAACGATAAGCTTAACCTTTCTGGCGGCGGATGGAGTAAAGGAGCTAGCAACGATGGTTATACTACTTTCACTAGCGGTACCGTCACTGTAGAAGTTAAAGACGATATGGTGAATAATGTAATATATTAA
- a CDS encoding ABC transporter substrate-binding protein: MKKFFMALVVLFASLLLNAAEFRDVKDITGDVVKVPAKVEKIATLWYANNQIILMLGGADKIVATTDLIKNNKWFAHIYPRISSIPNGVNGKDLQVEELIKLSPDVVIAADKKNKEELTKNGFTVLYPSFTNHADMKKSVSIMAEVIGGDAPKIAEKFNEYFDGNLKKVLSKTDKIAASDRPKVLHIADGKNLFKVDGTNTIIDEWIRVAGGQNAVQKAGNMLEINAEEIPNMNPDVIIIGRAKAPEILKKIYENPIYADTNAVKNKRVYVNPTGVFSWDRYGAEGALQILWAAKILHPEIFKDIDIAAETKKFYKEFLHYELSDDEVNYILNGLDPTGK; encoded by the coding sequence ATGAAAAAATTTTTCATGGCTTTAGTGGTGCTGTTTGCAAGCCTTTTGCTTAATGCAGCTGAGTTTAGAGATGTTAAGGACATCACTGGCGACGTCGTAAAAGTTCCCGCAAAAGTAGAAAAAATAGCTACGCTTTGGTATGCGAACAATCAAATCATATTAATGCTAGGCGGCGCGGACAAGATAGTAGCGACCACCGATCTAATCAAAAACAACAAATGGTTTGCGCACATTTATCCTAGAATTTCAAGCATCCCAAACGGCGTAAACGGCAAAGACTTACAGGTAGAAGAGCTGATTAAACTAAGCCCGGACGTCGTCATAGCCGCCGATAAAAAGAACAAAGAAGAGCTAACCAAAAACGGCTTTACCGTGCTTTATCCGTCATTTACCAATCATGCGGATATGAAAAAAAGCGTATCTATAATGGCCGAGGTCATAGGAGGCGATGCGCCAAAGATCGCGGAGAAATTTAACGAATATTTTGACGGTAACCTTAAAAAAGTGCTAAGCAAAACGGATAAGATCGCTGCGTCAGATAGACCAAAAGTGCTTCACATAGCTGATGGTAAAAATTTATTCAAAGTTGATGGCACAAATACGATCATAGACGAGTGGATAAGGGTCGCAGGCGGCCAAAATGCGGTTCAAAAAGCCGGAAATATGCTTGAAATCAATGCCGAAGAGATACCAAATATGAACCCTGATGTGATCATCATAGGCAGAGCTAAAGCTCCAGAAATTTTGAAAAAAATATACGAAAATCCTATCTACGCAGATACTAACGCTGTAAAAAATAAAAGAGTTTACGTAAATCCTACCGGCGTTTTTAGCTGGGATAGATACGGCGCCGAGGGGGCTTTGCAAATTTTATGGGCGGCTAAGATATTACATCCTGAAATTTTTAAAGATATAGATATAGCAGCTGAGACAAAGAAATTTTATAAAGAATTTTTACACTATGAGCTAAGCGATGATGAAGTAAATTACATCTTAAATGGCTTAGACCCAACTGGAAAATAA